A segment of the uncultured Desulfobulbus sp. genome:
AAAAAAGGGAGACCGGGCTGTAGATCAACGCGGCGGGGATGTTGCTCCCCTGCGCCGTATCGATCAGACCGCAGCACAGTTGCGGCACACACCAAACCAGACAGGCGGATGGCAGCCCGAGGATGTCGGCGCCCTGCTGCTGGCCGCCTATCCGGAACGGGTGGCACGCAGGCGGCCCAGGCAGCGGGATCGCTATCTCCTTGCGTGTGGCCGAGGCGTTCGCCTCTCGGCCACCGACCCACTGTGCGGCGAGGAGTATCTGATCGCCGCCCAGGTCGACAGCGGCCACAGCGAAGGCCGTATTTTTCTTGCCGCACCGGTGGAGTTGGCCACGGTGCAGAGCCAGGCCCCGCACCTGCTTGCACGCGAGGATCTGGTCTGCTGGGATGGGGAAAATGCCAGGGTTACCGCCGCCACCCGAACCACCTTGGGAACCATTGTGGTGGAGGAACGGCCCCTTGCCGATGTTCCCCAGGAACGCATTACCGCAGCACTGCTTGACGGCATCGCCCAGGCCGGACTGGAGGTATTGCCTTGGAACGGAAAAGTCAGGCAGCTGCAGGCACGGCTTTTAAACCTGCGCCAATGGCTGCCCGAGGAGGACTGGCCCGACGTGAGCGATCAGGCCCTGGCTGCCGATTACAGCTGGCTTATGCCCTACCTCGGTACCATGAACCGCCTTGAGCAGCTAAAGGGGATTGATCTCTGTGCCGTGCTCCTCAGCCGGATTTCCTGGCCCGAACAACAGCGGCTGGGCAGCCTGGCACCGGAGAGCATCTCCGTGCCCAGCGGTTCGAAAATCCGCATCGAATACCGGATAGATGAACCGCCCCTGCTTGCGGTGCGGCTTCAGGAAATGTTTGGCCTGCAGCAAACGCCCGCAGTCTGCAACGGCAGGGTCCCGCTGCTTCTGCACCTGCTCTCCCCGGCCCGACGGCCGATCCAGGTCACCACCGACCTGGCGAGTTTTTGGCACAACGGCTATCCTCAGGTGAAAAAAGAACTCAAAGGCCGCTATCCCAAGCATGCCTGGCCCGATGATCCCCTCGAGGCCGCACCGCTCAGGGGCGTTCCCCGCAGGCGATAATGAACGGTGCTGACAACGCAAAAGGCCCCGGCAGATCTGCTGCCGGGGCCTTTCTTCATTGGTGCGGAAAAGAGGCTTACTTGCTGTAAGAGGTCCTGAAGACCATATCCTTGCGGGAGGCCGCATCATAGAGGCCTTTGGCCTCGCCTTCCTTTTGCCACTCCTTGCGCAGGGTGTTCTGGAAGCTCATCTTCTCCTCGACCAGCTTGTCATAGGGCAGGCCGATCAACTCCTGCGCCTTCTCCTTGGTAGAGAAGTCCGGGGCCTCGTAGTCGGCAGCCCCATGCTTGGCCAGGACGATGCGCAGCTTGACCCGGGCCTCCTGTCCCTTGCTGATGGCCGTGCCAAGCACCCGCAGGGTCTCCTCGGGAGCGTGGAAGAAGGCACCGTGGGAGGCGACCGCATAATCCCAACGCCACTGGCCGTGACGAATATCGGTCAGAGCACCTTTCATCTCTTCCTCGGTGGCGCCGAGTTCCCAGGCCTTGGCAGCCTCGAGATGGGCCTTGCCCAGTACATTGGCAGCCATCTTGCTCAACTCGTTCTTCCGCTCCAGCTTTTTCTCAATGGTTGCTCGAAATTCTTTCTCGCTGCCGCTGTGACAGTTGAGGCAGGTGTTGCCGATATTGTCCAGCGGGCTCCCCACGTTGTGGCTGGAGTATTTCACCCCGCCCTCGCGCACATAGGGCATATGGCAGTCGGCACAGGCCAGACCGTTTTTCGCATGCACACCGGTGGTGAACATCTCGTAACCGGGATGCTGGGCCTTGAGCATCGGGGTCTTGCTCATTTTGTGGGTCCAATCGATGAATTCGATTTCGTCGTAGTATTCCTCCATAGCATCGACGGAAAACCCCTTGGACCAGGGGAGGGTCACCACGGCGGCAGTCTTTTTCTCGCCCTTGTCATCCCACTCGGTCTTCTTGAAGTAGTACTCGGAGTGACACTGGGCGCAAACCAGGGTGCGCATATCCTGATGGGTGATGTCGGCCACCTTGAGGCTGCCTTCGGCATCCAGGGCGCGTTTGAGGTAGTCGCGGGTCAGGGTGAGCTGCATGGTTGTGGAATCGTGGCAGTCGGCGCAACCGATGGTGTTCATGACCTCGTTGCCGTACTTGGCCCACTTGCCGGTGAAAAATTCCTTCTCGCCGTCACGCTTGATTAG
Coding sequences within it:
- the nrfA gene encoding ammonia-forming cytochrome c nitrite reductase, translating into MKKSPVIFSLCAIATIPMVLLTISIRENKAEEQTIKAVPQTIKEGEVRSSEWGKYYPRQYDTYMQTRKSDKIDDVLKDDPALVVLWAGYGFSKDYNKPRGHYYALEDNINTLRTGAPTDAKTGPMPTACWTCKSPDVPRLIKRDGEKEFFTGKWAKYGNEVMNTIGCADCHDSTTMQLTLTRDYLKRALDAEGSLKVADITHQDMRTLVCAQCHSEYYFKKTEWDDKGEKKTAAVVTLPWSKGFSVDAMEEYYDEIEFIDWTHKMSKTPMLKAQHPGYEMFTTGVHAKNGLACADCHMPYVREGGVKYSSHNVGSPLDNIGNTCLNCHSGSEKEFRATIEKKLERKNELSKMAANVLGKAHLEAAKAWELGATEEEMKGALTDIRHGQWRWDYAVASHGAFFHAPEETLRVLGTAISKGQEARVKLRIVLAKHGAADYEAPDFSTKEKAQELIGLPYDKLVEEKMSFQNTLRKEWQKEGEAKGLYDAASRKDMVFRTSYSK